The following proteins are encoded in a genomic region of Astatotilapia calliptera chromosome 22, fAstCal1.2, whole genome shotgun sequence:
- the LOC113015256 gene encoding uncharacterized protein LOC113015256 codes for MDVVLSESVRIPNSVVVSGITGSETDEEVSTFLQKYGSINRYFRLDNPESDYHKHMIIEFTHETAMHTLEPLLPLRLPSTTQAGIVYELKALGSVYSLDARNKATKMYMEQLREIAKLSGNSLEEMLKEELKNLVSSAGSAISQSSQTGPESSTVQSPLPQEDLTSKGDVSFSEDPQSGVPLDSTVLTSPNNASKSLTSPNFSENLTDFSPSQTLPASSGAASSPIIDVNPTAVQRVVVEHVVRSNESSPQFASSGRLRAYSGKSPRPSHEADYDTWRASVEILIRDPSVSDLHCTHRILDSLLPPASEMIKHLSPQSRPSAYLELLDSAYGTVEDGDELHARFMSTFQNDGERASVFLQRLHTALSRAMRRGGVSAHDFNQQLLKQFIRGCWENALIIDLQLEQKKENPPSFAELLLLLRTEEDKQAAKTEPHEAAF; via the coding sequence ATGGATGTTGTGCTAAGTGAATCCGTCAGAATTCCCAATTCTGTAGTTGTTAGTGGGATCACAGGATCAGAGACTGATGAGGAAGTGTCCACTTTCCTCCAAAAATATGGTTCCATCAACCGTTACTTTCGTCTAGACAATCCTGAGTCAGATTACCATAAGCACATGATCATCGAGTTTACACATGAGACTGCCATGCACACATTGGAGCCACTGTTACCTCTGCGGCTTCCAAGTACAACCCAAGCAGGCATCGTGTATGAGTTAAAGGCCTTAGGAAGTGTTTACTCCCTTGATGCCAGAAACAAAGCCACTAAAATGTACATGGAACAGCTCCGTGAAATTGCCAAACTGAGTGGAAATTCATTAGAGGAGATGTTAAAGGAAGAACTTAAAAATCTGGTTTCATCGGCAGGAAGTGCTATTTCCcagtcatctcaaactggtcCAGAATCCTCAACTGTACAGAGCCCACTTCCACAGGAAGACTTAACCAGCAAGGGAGACGTTTCATTTTCTGAGGACCCTCAATCAGGTGTACCTCTAGACTCCACAGTTTTGACATCACCAAATAACGCAAGTAAATCTCTTACCTCTCCCAATTTCAGTGAAAACCTGACTGATTTCAGCCCCTCACAGACTCTTCCAGCTTCTTCTGGGGCCGCTTCTAGCCCCATAATTGATGTTAATCCAACTGCTGTTCAGCGAGTAGTTGTTGAGCATGTAGTGCGCAGCAATGAGAGCTCACCCCAGTTCGCATCATCTGGTAGACTCAGGGCTTATTCGGGCAAGAGCCCACGTCCTAGCCATGAGGCAGATTATGATACGTGGCGAGCTAGTGTTGAAATCCTTATTAGAGATCCTTCTGTGTCTGATCTGCACTGCACACATCGTATACTTGACAgtctgcttcctcctgcttcCGAGATGATTAAACATCTGAGTCCACAGTCTAGACCCTCTGCCTATCTTGAGTTGCTTGACTCTGCCTACGGAACAGTCGAAGATGGTGATGAGCTGCATGCTAGGTTCATGAGCACATTTCAAAATGATGGAGAGAGAGCTTCTGTTTTCCTGCAGAGGCTGCACACTGCATTAAGTAGAGCCATGAGACGTGGTGGTGTGTCCGCTCATGATTTTAACCAACAGCTCTTAAAGCAGTTCATTCGAGGTTGTTGGGAGAATGCACTAATAATCGATCTTCAGctagaacaaaaaaaagaaaacccacctTCCTTTGCagagctgctgcttcttcttagGACAGAAGAAGATAAACAGGCTGCAAAAACTGAGCCGCATGAGGCAGCATTTTAG
- the LOC113015257 gene encoding LOW QUALITY PROTEIN: sorting nexin-10A-like (The sequence of the model RefSeq protein was modified relative to this genomic sequence to represent the inferred CDS: deleted 1 base in 1 codon) — translation MDTILDNFSNTEFIRVCVRDPRLHKDGRWHTHVDYEICLHTNSLCFRKKTSSVRRRYSEFVWLRHCLEQNAFIIDLPKLPPWNPFFSLKNTEQVIQRIKGLQKFLEIVLHTPLLLSDSRLHLFLQSDLSITKIARCAVGKTRYTVAEAIQCSRTGCIRSEEKVSCDSDCERPIPSLSVTPVVRTNS, via the exons atggACACTATTCTGGATAATTTTTCAAACACT GAGTTTATTAGAGTTTGCGTTCGGGATCCAAGGCTTCATAAAGATGGCCGCTGGCACACACATGTTGACTACGAGATTTGTTTACAT ACTAATAGCTTGTGTTTTCGAAAAAAGACCTCCTCTGTGAGACGGCGCTACAGTGAGTTTGTTTGGTTGCGTCACTGCCTGGAACAGAATGCTTTCATAAT AGACTTGCCTAAATTGCCACCCTGGAACCCTTTCTTCAGTCTGAAGAACACAGAACAAGTCATCCAGAGGATCAAGGGTCTGCAGAAGTTTTTAGAAAT tGTTCTTCATACACCCTTGTTGTTATCTGATAGTCGGCTCCATCTGTTCCTCCAGTCAGACCTTAGCATTACAAAGATTGCAAGGTGTGCCGTTGGTAAGACCAGGTACACGGTAGCTGAAGCCATTCAGTGTTCAAGAACTGGTTGTATCAGATCAGAAGAAAAGGTTTCATGTGACTCT GACTGTGAAAG ACCTATACCATCACTCTCAGTCACTCCTGTGGTGCGCACCAACTCCTGA